A genomic stretch from Vulpes lagopus strain Blue_001 chromosome 11, ASM1834538v1, whole genome shotgun sequence includes:
- the CFAP126 gene encoding protein Flattop has product MATNYSANQYEKAFSPKYLQNWSPAKPTKERISSQEGYTQIIANDRGHLLPSVPRSKESPWGSFMGTWQMPLKVPPARVTLTSRSVAGAASLTKWIHKNPDLLKASNGLCPEIFGKPHDPDGQRKLGKSLTKMVQQAPSPIIIPSSPVANLNSPDQPQSSHPSAGHTPGPQSPVSSLKTPPGCLCMPEHWANPSSAEVQRYKPGAPEAPQDHTEKKLSRD; this is encoded by the exons ATGGCCACGAACTACAGTGCCAACCAG TATGAAAAAGCTTTCTCACCCAAGTATCTACAGAACTGGTCTCCGGCCAAGCCAACAAAAGAG AGAATTTCTTCCCAAGAAGGCTACACTCAGATTATCGCCAATGATCGTGGTCATCTGTTGCCTTCAGTGCCCCGGTCCAAG GAGAGTCCCTGGGGATCTTTCATGGGCACCTGGCAAATGCCTCTGAAGGTACCCCCTGCTCGGGTGACCTTGACCTCCCGTTCAGTTGCTGGTGCTGCCTCCCTCACCAAATGGatacataaaaatccagatttgcTCAAGGCCTCCAATGGGCTGTGTCCTGAAATCTTCGGCAAG CCTCATGATCCAGACGGTCAGAGGAAACTTGGGAAGTCTCTCACAAAGATGGTACAACAAGCACCAAGTCCAATCATAATTCCAAGCTCTCCAGTTGCAAACCTCAACTCCCCAGACCAACCCCAAAGCTCACACCCCTCTGCAGGTCATACTCCAGGACCCCAAAGCCCAGTTAGCTCTCTTAAGACCCCACCTGGATGCCTGTGTATGCCAGAACACTGGGCAAACCCTAGTTCAGCTGAGGTCCAGAGATACAAACCTGGAGCTCCAGAAGCACCGCAGGACCACACTGAGAAAAAGCTGTCTAGAGACTGA